One Panicum virgatum strain AP13 chromosome 3N, P.virgatum_v5, whole genome shotgun sequence DNA segment encodes these proteins:
- the LOC120667526 gene encoding uncharacterized protein LOC120667526: MADQGTSSVAEATQAGGEGRNHAGDPLRCAGKEVAKSRPEEEEKQVLVVNKMGARKARRPQFLAVGLFLSTLLVTSQQLIDHMKKVWKLRGQLEASALESEEGREFVLAFSEEGDWKHSIFAGPWQYKMDAFLVESFAEGDDPSSVPFTHVPMWTQFRKIPFYLLSKKLAFDLGECIGSTMIVDSNARGSISDKFVRTRVKLPLYRPLRKELSLVDEITGEEVVVQIRAQGGKMRYANDRA; this comes from the exons ATGGCTGACCAGGGAACCTCCTCGGTGGCAGAGGCCACCCAAGCTGGAGGGGAAGGAAGGAACCATGCAGGCGATCCCCTGAGGTGCGCTGGGAAGGAGGTAGCGAAGTccaggccggaggaggaggagaagcaagTTCTAGTCGTCAACAAGATGGGAGCACGTAAGGCTCGTCGACCACAGTTCTTGGCTGTCGGTCTGTTCCTGTCTACTCTTCTCGTGACCTCCCAGCAGCTGATCGACCACATGAAAAAGGTATGGAAACTTCGTGGGCAGTTGGAAGCAAGTGCGCTGGAATCGGAGGAGGGCAGGGAGTTCGTCCTAGCCTTCTCGGAGGAAGGAGACTGGAAGCACTCCATCTTCGCAGGCCCGTGGCAATACAAGATGGATGCTTTTCTGGTGGAAAGTTTTGCTGAAGGAGATGACCCATCTTCTGTTCCTTTCACACATGTACCTATGTGGACACAGTTTAGGAAGATCCCCTTCTACCTGCTTTCCAAGAAGCTTGCTTTTGATTTAGGAGAATGTATAGGCTCAACAATGATAGTGGACAGTAATGCTAGGGGAAGCATCAGTGACAAGTTTGTTAGGACCAGGGTTAAGCTACCTTTGTATAGGCCCTTGCGCAAGGAATTGTCGCTGGTTGATGAGATCACAGGGGAAGAGGTAGTGGTGCAGATCAG GGCACAAGGAGGCAAGATGCGATATGCCAATGACAGAGCGTAG
- the LOC120667205 gene encoding glutathione S-transferase T3-like yields the protein MEPWMIDMLGSNAGGSHDLNMIGRNAGGSHDLEFAETQYASPQEEQVCREAVPVEASTTVKDNKKRSKNFSVQEDNLLVAAWLEISMDAVQGIDQPRATYWERIHEHYHLHKDFETDRNSGSLAHRWGIILEAVNKFCSWYGHVQRRRESGLAEQDRVLKTCEVFKNEEGKAFGLLHCWNVLRYEEKWKEACANKKQKTTSNASPGTSTPPSSENN from the exons ATGGAACCCTGGATGATCGATATGCTTGGAAGCAACGCTGGTGGCAGCCATGATCTGAATATGATTGGAAGAAATGCTGGTGGGAGCCATGATTTAGAATTTGCTGAAACTCAATATGCTAGCCCACAAGAGGAACAAGTTTGCAGAGAGGCTGTACCTGTGGAAGCTAGCACTACAGTGAAAGATAACAAGAAGAGATCCAAGAATTTTAGTGTCCAGGAGGACAATTTGTTGGTGGCAGCATGGTTAGAAATTAGCATGGATGCAGTACAAGGCATTGATCAACCTCGTGCTACTTACTGGGAAAGAATCCATGAGCACTACCACTTGCACAAGGATTTTGAGACTGACCGCAATAGTGGTTCTCTTGCTCATCGTTGGGGCATCATTCTAGAAGCAGTTAACAAGTTCTGTTCATGGTATGGTCATGTGCAAAGAAGGCGGGAAAGCGGTTTGGCAGAGCAAGATAGG GTACTGAAAACCTGTGAAGTGTTCAAAAATGAGGAAGGCAAAGCATTTGGTTTGCTACATTGTTGGAATGTCTTGCGGTATGAGGAAAAGTGGAAGGAGGCATGTGCAAATAAGAAACAGAAGACCACCTCCAATGCTAGTCCAGGGACATCTACTCCTCCAAGCTCTGAAAATAATTGA
- the LOC120667206 gene encoding actin cytoskeleton-regulatory complex protein PAN1-like isoform X2 → MPIMPLLALIPNPKVPPPKPKPEPKSRPSDLASSSRVSIPLHRMSDPAAAGAIIPAASSGGTAWANGSPRFGDMVWGKVKSHPWWPGHIYSVDLTDDEEVHNGRRDGLVLVAFFGDSSYGWFDPQELVPFEDHFAEKAAQGCSSRSSFAAAVAEAVDEVARRSALALLCPCRESDAFRPHPSDGRFFLVDVPGFDTDADYHPDQIQAARDRFVPRGALDYLLDAAVTQRNAAEVAARTVPGMEMAGLFMAYRRTVFAPRDDTYAEAFGVDPEKVLEAEKQAAAGRAQRARPLQGGPRKTPEQATPTPGRRRGGAGGAAARLMEKIVPGASAMKAKASKKDQYLLKRRDAPEPEPARPPLQQLPDAPPPYPALPALEDGPPGFRSGDPPTPPLPGSSLTDEEEFMLQRRAPLVEVPVAGQAAEGGAAAAAAAGDSAPKKAAKAKKPRKRAREDAADADAGGAAGEPKKKKKKKLTDLDGAAAGSGKAAAFPAPNVADPNGLDLMQSYENDPPEEFKKSLDMPSAAGDGQPVKKKKPVVRPGPGNDPTKAGVKRGPSDRQEELAVKKKAKLDKIKTLSSEKKAGGLEQRDSSAASPAAQPQARPGAKEKPEMAAAKKKEPAPAPRIRTPSPTALMMKFPIKSTLPSVASLKARFARFGPLDVDGIRVYWKSHMCRVIYRFRSDAEAALRYARANAMFGQVDTQYHLREVEAAGREPPAPAPEAPPQRSDLRLMETAPFRPGSSGNGAPLPMSRAVPARPAGGQQPKSILKKSTDVGAAGAAREAPRVKFMLDGGDGKLEPPAPPATGVGSGSPGGKVPKSVGFAVQPPARTLQPPMRPAQLPLLPPPRTAAAHQLPPPLPQQQHLPYQPRHTEAPLAFSNSQAPLPPYPPRHGEGLSALPGPPPLPYLPCSAGFPGQQLQLQHQQPPRPGSNAADEAAPAWKRSKDEFKDEVWRLMTGIARMVEPLTDKNGFFPYHLFLAQ, encoded by the exons atgccaATAATGCCCCTCCTTGCCCTGATCCCCAACCCTAAAGTCCCCCCTCCGAAGCCCAAACCCGAACCCAAGTCCAGACCGAGCGATCTCGCATCCAGTTCTAGGGTTTCGATTCCCCTCCACAGGATgtccgaccccgccgccgccggcgcaatCATCccagccgcctcctccggcggcaCCGCGTGGGCGAACGGCAGCCCCCGCTTCGGCGACATGGTCTGGGGCAAGGTGAAGTCCCACCCGTGGTGGCCGGGCCACATCTACAGCGTCGACCTCACCGACGACGAGGAGGTACACAACGGCCGCCGCGACGGGCTCGTCCTTGTCGCCTTCTTCGGAGACTCCAGCTACGGCTGGTTCGATCCGCAGGAGCTGGTCCCCTTCGAGGACCACTTCGCCGAGAAGGCGGCCCAGGGCTGCAGCtcccgcagcagcttcgccgccgccgtcgcggaagCCGTCGACGAGGTCGCCCGCCGCAGCGCGCTCGCGCTGCTCTGCCCGTGCCGGGAATCCGATGCGTTCCGTCCCCACCCCAGCGACGGCAGATTCTTCCTGGTCGACGTCCCAGGATTCGACACCGACGCAGACTACCACCCCGACCAGATCCAGGCGGCACGAGATCGATTCGTGCCGCGGGGGGCGCTGGACTACCTGCTGGACGCCGCCGTGACGCAGCGCAACGCGGCGGAAGTCGCCGCGCGCACCGTGCCGGGTATGGAGATGGCCGGGCTGTTCATGGCATACCGCCGCACAGTGTTTGCGCCACGCGACGACACCTACGCCGAGGCGTTCGGGGTGGATCCGGAGAAGGTGCTTGAAGCCGAGAAGCAAGCGGCAGCTGGCCGAGCTCAACGAG CTCGGCCGCTCCAGGGTGGGCCCAGGAAGACGCCGGAGCAGGCCACGCCGACGCCTGGCcgccggaggggcggcgccggcggggccgcCGCCAGGCTCATGGAGAAGATCGTGCCGGGGGCCTCCGCCATGAAGGCCAAGGCCAGCAAGAAGGACCAGTACCTGCTCAAGCGCCGGGACGcgcccgagcccgagcccgcGCGCCCGCCGCTGCAGCAGCTCCCGGACGCGCCGCCCCCGTACCCGGCCCTGCCCGCGCTCGAGGACGGCCCGCCGGGGTTCCGCTCCGGGGacccgcccacgccgccgctgcccgggAGCTCCCTCACCGACGAGGAGGAGTTCATGCTgcagcgccgcgcgccgctcgtcGAGGTCCCGGTCGCCGGCCAGGCGGCCGAGGGGGGCGCTGCCGCTGCAGCCGCGGCCGGCGACTCCGCGCCCAAGAAGGCCGCCAAGGCCAAGAAGCCCCGCAAGCGCGCGCGGGAGGACGCTGCTGacgcggacgccggcggcgcggctggcgagcccaagaagaagaaaaagaagaagcttACCGACCTggacggcgcggccgccggcagcGGTAAAGCCGCCGCTTTCCCGGCCCCCAACGTGGCAGACCCGAACGGGCTTGACCTGATGCAG AGCTACGAGAACGACCCGCCCGAGGAGTTCAAGAAGAGCCTGGACATGCCCAGCGCCGCAGGCGACGGCCAgccggtgaagaagaagaagccggTCGTGAGACCCGGCCCCGGCAATGACCCCACCAAAGCCGGCGTGAAGCGCGGGCCGTCGGACCGCCAGGAGGAGCTGGCCGTGAAGAAGAAAGCCAAGCTCGACAAGATTAAGACACTATCCAGCGAGAAGaaggccggcggcctggagcaGAGAGacagctccgccgcctcgccaGCTGCGCAGCCGCAGGCACGCCCTGGCGCCAAGGAGAAGCCCGAGATGGCCGCCGCGAAGAAGAaggagccggcgccggcgccgaggatCAGGACCCCGTCACCGACGGCGCTGATGATGAAGTTCCCGATCAAGAGCACCCTGCCGTCGGTGGCGTCGCTCAAGGCGCGGTTCGCGCGGTTCGGGCCGCTGGACGTGGACGGCATCCGCGTGTACTGGAAGTCCCACATGTGCCGTGTCATCTACAGGTTCCGGTCAGACGCCGAGGCCGCGCTCAGGTACGCCCGGGCCAACGCCATGTTCGGGCAGGTGGACACTCAGTACCACCtccgcgaggtcgaggcggcgggccgcgagccgccggcgccggcgccggaggcgcCCCCGCAGCGTTCCGACCTGCGGCTCATGGAGACCGCCCCGTTCAGGCCCGGCAGCTCCGGGAACGGCGCCCCCCTGCCCATGTCCAGGGCCGTGCCAGCGCGCCCGGCCGGGGGACAGCAGCCCAAGTCCATCCTGAAGAAGAGCACCGATgtcggcgcggccggcgccgccaggGAGGCCCCTCGGGTCAAGTTCATGCTGGACGGTGGGGACGGCAAGCTCGAGCCGCCTGCCCCGCCGGCAACCGGCGTGGGCAGTGGTTCGCCGGGCGGCAAGGTCCCCAAGTCGGTCGGTTTCGCCGTGCAGCCACCGGCGCGCACCCTGCAGCCGCCCATGCGCCCCGCGCAGCTGCCCCTGCTGCCGCCtccgcgcaccgccgccgcccatcagctcccgccgccgctgccgcagcagcagcacctgccATACCAGCCTCGCCACACCGAGGCGCCGCTAGCCTTCTCCAACAgccaggcgccgctgccgccgtacCCGCCCCGCCATGGCGAGGGCCTGTCCGCGCtccccgggccgccgccgctaccgTACCTGCCTTGCTCCGCCGGCTTCCCCGgccagcagctgcagctgcagcatcagcagccgccccgccccggcagTAACGCCGCCGACGAGGCTGCGCCGGCGTGGAAGAGGAGCAAGGACGAGTTCAAGGACGAGGTGTGGAGGCTCATGACGGGGATCGCCAGGATGGTGGAGCCGCTCACCGACAAGAACGGCTTCTTCCCCTACCACCTCTTCCTGGCGCAGTGA
- the LOC120667206 gene encoding uncharacterized protein LOC120667206 isoform X1, whose protein sequence is MPIMPLLALIPNPKVPPPKPKPEPKSRPSDLASSSRVSIPLHRMSDPAAAGAIIPAASSGGTAWANGSPRFGDMVWGKVKSHPWWPGHIYSVDLTDDEEVHNGRRDGLVLVAFFGDSSYGWFDPQELVPFEDHFAEKAAQGCSSRSSFAAAVAEAVDEVARRSALALLCPCRESDAFRPHPSDGRFFLVDVPGFDTDADYHPDQIQAARDRFVPRGALDYLLDAAVTQRNAAEVAARTVPGMEMAGLFMAYRRTVFAPRDDTYAEAFGVDPEKVLEAEKQAAAGRAQRARPLQGGPRKTPEQATPTPGRRRGGAGGAAARLMEKIVPGASAMKAKASKKDQYLLKRRDAPEPEPARPPLQQLPDAPPPYPALPALEDGPPGFRSGDPPTPPLPGSSLTDEEEFMLQRRAPLVEVPVAGQAAEGGAAAAAAAGDSAPKKAAKAKKPRKRAREDAADADAGGAAGEPKKKKKKKLTDLDGAAAGSGKAAAFPAPNVADPNGLDLMQVLSDIRNLPLAPFNGADRRISDAARSFVLAFRSKYYKKSYENDPPEEFKKSLDMPSAAGDGQPVKKKKPVVRPGPGNDPTKAGVKRGPSDRQEELAVKKKAKLDKIKTLSSEKKAGGLEQRDSSAASPAAQPQARPGAKEKPEMAAAKKKEPAPAPRIRTPSPTALMMKFPIKSTLPSVASLKARFARFGPLDVDGIRVYWKSHMCRVIYRFRSDAEAALRYARANAMFGQVDTQYHLREVEAAGREPPAPAPEAPPQRSDLRLMETAPFRPGSSGNGAPLPMSRAVPARPAGGQQPKSILKKSTDVGAAGAAREAPRVKFMLDGGDGKLEPPAPPATGVGSGSPGGKVPKSVGFAVQPPARTLQPPMRPAQLPLLPPPRTAAAHQLPPPLPQQQHLPYQPRHTEAPLAFSNSQAPLPPYPPRHGEGLSALPGPPPLPYLPCSAGFPGQQLQLQHQQPPRPGSNAADEAAPAWKRSKDEFKDEVWRLMTGIARMVEPLTDKNGFFPYHLFLAQ, encoded by the exons atgccaATAATGCCCCTCCTTGCCCTGATCCCCAACCCTAAAGTCCCCCCTCCGAAGCCCAAACCCGAACCCAAGTCCAGACCGAGCGATCTCGCATCCAGTTCTAGGGTTTCGATTCCCCTCCACAGGATgtccgaccccgccgccgccggcgcaatCATCccagccgcctcctccggcggcaCCGCGTGGGCGAACGGCAGCCCCCGCTTCGGCGACATGGTCTGGGGCAAGGTGAAGTCCCACCCGTGGTGGCCGGGCCACATCTACAGCGTCGACCTCACCGACGACGAGGAGGTACACAACGGCCGCCGCGACGGGCTCGTCCTTGTCGCCTTCTTCGGAGACTCCAGCTACGGCTGGTTCGATCCGCAGGAGCTGGTCCCCTTCGAGGACCACTTCGCCGAGAAGGCGGCCCAGGGCTGCAGCtcccgcagcagcttcgccgccgccgtcgcggaagCCGTCGACGAGGTCGCCCGCCGCAGCGCGCTCGCGCTGCTCTGCCCGTGCCGGGAATCCGATGCGTTCCGTCCCCACCCCAGCGACGGCAGATTCTTCCTGGTCGACGTCCCAGGATTCGACACCGACGCAGACTACCACCCCGACCAGATCCAGGCGGCACGAGATCGATTCGTGCCGCGGGGGGCGCTGGACTACCTGCTGGACGCCGCCGTGACGCAGCGCAACGCGGCGGAAGTCGCCGCGCGCACCGTGCCGGGTATGGAGATGGCCGGGCTGTTCATGGCATACCGCCGCACAGTGTTTGCGCCACGCGACGACACCTACGCCGAGGCGTTCGGGGTGGATCCGGAGAAGGTGCTTGAAGCCGAGAAGCAAGCGGCAGCTGGCCGAGCTCAACGAG CTCGGCCGCTCCAGGGTGGGCCCAGGAAGACGCCGGAGCAGGCCACGCCGACGCCTGGCcgccggaggggcggcgccggcggggccgcCGCCAGGCTCATGGAGAAGATCGTGCCGGGGGCCTCCGCCATGAAGGCCAAGGCCAGCAAGAAGGACCAGTACCTGCTCAAGCGCCGGGACGcgcccgagcccgagcccgcGCGCCCGCCGCTGCAGCAGCTCCCGGACGCGCCGCCCCCGTACCCGGCCCTGCCCGCGCTCGAGGACGGCCCGCCGGGGTTCCGCTCCGGGGacccgcccacgccgccgctgcccgggAGCTCCCTCACCGACGAGGAGGAGTTCATGCTgcagcgccgcgcgccgctcgtcGAGGTCCCGGTCGCCGGCCAGGCGGCCGAGGGGGGCGCTGCCGCTGCAGCCGCGGCCGGCGACTCCGCGCCCAAGAAGGCCGCCAAGGCCAAGAAGCCCCGCAAGCGCGCGCGGGAGGACGCTGCTGacgcggacgccggcggcgcggctggcgagcccaagaagaagaaaaagaagaagcttACCGACCTggacggcgcggccgccggcagcGGTAAAGCCGCCGCTTTCCCGGCCCCCAACGTGGCAGACCCGAACGGGCTTGACCTGATGCAGGTACTATCGGACATTCGGAACCTCCCGCTCGCTCCCTTCAATGGCGCCGACCGTCGCATCTCTGACGCCGCTCGCTCCTTCGTCCTCGCGTTCCGCTCCAAATACTACAAGAAGAGCTACGAGAACGACCCGCCCGAGGAGTTCAAGAAGAGCCTGGACATGCCCAGCGCCGCAGGCGACGGCCAgccggtgaagaagaagaagccggTCGTGAGACCCGGCCCCGGCAATGACCCCACCAAAGCCGGCGTGAAGCGCGGGCCGTCGGACCGCCAGGAGGAGCTGGCCGTGAAGAAGAAAGCCAAGCTCGACAAGATTAAGACACTATCCAGCGAGAAGaaggccggcggcctggagcaGAGAGacagctccgccgcctcgccaGCTGCGCAGCCGCAGGCACGCCCTGGCGCCAAGGAGAAGCCCGAGATGGCCGCCGCGAAGAAGAaggagccggcgccggcgccgaggatCAGGACCCCGTCACCGACGGCGCTGATGATGAAGTTCCCGATCAAGAGCACCCTGCCGTCGGTGGCGTCGCTCAAGGCGCGGTTCGCGCGGTTCGGGCCGCTGGACGTGGACGGCATCCGCGTGTACTGGAAGTCCCACATGTGCCGTGTCATCTACAGGTTCCGGTCAGACGCCGAGGCCGCGCTCAGGTACGCCCGGGCCAACGCCATGTTCGGGCAGGTGGACACTCAGTACCACCtccgcgaggtcgaggcggcgggccgcgagccgccggcgccggcgccggaggcgcCCCCGCAGCGTTCCGACCTGCGGCTCATGGAGACCGCCCCGTTCAGGCCCGGCAGCTCCGGGAACGGCGCCCCCCTGCCCATGTCCAGGGCCGTGCCAGCGCGCCCGGCCGGGGGACAGCAGCCCAAGTCCATCCTGAAGAAGAGCACCGATgtcggcgcggccggcgccgccaggGAGGCCCCTCGGGTCAAGTTCATGCTGGACGGTGGGGACGGCAAGCTCGAGCCGCCTGCCCCGCCGGCAACCGGCGTGGGCAGTGGTTCGCCGGGCGGCAAGGTCCCCAAGTCGGTCGGTTTCGCCGTGCAGCCACCGGCGCGCACCCTGCAGCCGCCCATGCGCCCCGCGCAGCTGCCCCTGCTGCCGCCtccgcgcaccgccgccgcccatcagctcccgccgccgctgccgcagcagcagcacctgccATACCAGCCTCGCCACACCGAGGCGCCGCTAGCCTTCTCCAACAgccaggcgccgctgccgccgtacCCGCCCCGCCATGGCGAGGGCCTGTCCGCGCtccccgggccgccgccgctaccgTACCTGCCTTGCTCCGCCGGCTTCCCCGgccagcagctgcagctgcagcatcagcagccgccccgccccggcagTAACGCCGCCGACGAGGCTGCGCCGGCGTGGAAGAGGAGCAAGGACGAGTTCAAGGACGAGGTGTGGAGGCTCATGACGGGGATCGCCAGGATGGTGGAGCCGCTCACCGACAAGAACGGCTTCTTCCCCTACCACCTCTTCCTGGCGCAGTGA